One window of the Eucalyptus grandis isolate ANBG69807.140 chromosome 6, ASM1654582v1, whole genome shotgun sequence genome contains the following:
- the LOC104449580 gene encoding protein GIGANTEA isoform X1, which yields MAACERWIDGLQYSSLFWPPPQDILQKKAQVNAYVELFGQFTSEQFPDDIAELIRSRYPSKEKCLFDDVLATFVLHHPEHGHAVVLPIISCLIDGSLVYDRDKPPFASFISLVCPSSENEYSEQWALACGEILRMLTLYNRPIYKTEHQNGEPDRSNSCSSASTSKSTEGDSVPLVQQERRPIRPLSPWITDILLAAPLGIRSDYFRWCGGVMGKYAAGELKPPITSTSRGSGKHPQLMPSTPRWAVANGAGVILSVCDEEVARYETATLTAVAVPALLLPPPTTALDEHLVAGLPALEPYARLFHRYYAIATPSATQRLLLGLLEAPPSWAPDALDAAVQLVELLRAAEEYASGMRLPRNWMHLHFLRAIGTAMSMRAGVAADAAAALLFRVLSQPALLFPPLRQVEGVEVQHEPLGGYVSSYKKQIEVPAAEATIEATAQGIASMLCAHGPEVEWRICTIWEAAYGLIPLSSSAVDLPEIIVATPLQPPVLSWNLYIPLLKVLEYLPRGSPSEACLMKIFVATVEAILQRTFPPNTYHEETVRTRHLSSFGSASKNLAVAELRTMVHSLFLESCASVELASRLLFVVLTVCVSYEAQSSGSKRPTGEAFSMRNESSEDSQVSLENRRGRKVRKMKKQGPVAAFDSYVLAAVCALACELQLFPLISKGSNHSNGQNMDGLVKPAKINGSTIELQNSFDSAIHHTHRILAILEALFSLKPSSVGTSWSYSSNEIVAAAMVAAHVSELFRRSRACTHALSVLMRCKWDSEIHHRASSLYNLIDIHGKAVASIVNKAEPLEAHLLHPPVWKDSFLYLDRKTNNHASNSCFEEGQSSVPMHGESVNVKSLVNCGKALDSSDSSASPLGKSIAGFPLDASDLANFLTKDRHIGLNCSAQVLLRAIIAEKPELCFAVVSLLWHKLIAAPETQPSAESTSAQQGWRQVVDAMCNVVSASPTKAAAAVVLQAERELQPWIAKDDDQGQKMWRINQRIIKLIVELMRNHERPESLMILASASDLLLRATDGMLVDGEACTLPQLELLEVTARAVRPVLEWGESGLIVADGLSNLLKCRLPATVTCLSHPSAHVRALSTSVLRDIMQTGSVDSRQSVRERNGIHSPCQYFNLDVIEWQADIGKCLKWEAHSRLSSGMSIQFLDIAAKELGCTISL from the exons ATGGCTGCGTGCGAGAGGTGGATTGACGGCCTTCAGTATTCTTCGCTATTCTGGCCTCCCCCACAAGATATACTGCAAAAGAAG GCTCAGGTTAATGCTTATGTTGAGCTTTTTGGTCAGTTCACGTCGGAACAATTTCCAGATGATATTGCTGAG CTTATCCGAAGCCGTTatccatcaaaagaaaagtgCCTGTTCGACGATGTATTGG CCACATTTGTTCTTCACCATCCGGAACATGGTCACGCTGTTGTTCTTCCGATAATCTCCTGCCTTATTGATGGTTCACTGGTGTATGATAGGGACAAGCCTCCATTTGCATCTTTCATTTCTTTGGTCTGTCCAAGTAGTGAG AATGAGTATTCTGAGCAGTGGGCTCTGGCATGTGGGGAGATTTTGAGAATGTTGACCCTCTACAATCGTCCTATATATAAGACAGAACATCAGAATGGTGAACCAGACAGAAGCAATAGCTGCAGCAGTGCCTCAACGAGCAAATCTACAGAGGGAGACTCTGTTCCTTTGGTTCAGCAGGAAAGGAGACCTATAAGGCCTCTATCTCCATGGATTACTGATATATTGCTTGCTGCACCTCTTGGAATCAGAAGTGACTACTTCCGATG GTGTGGTGGTGTTATGGGAAAGTATGCAGCTGGAGAACTGAAGCCTCCTATAACTT CTACTTCTCGAGGATCTGGAAAGCACCCTCAACTCATGCCATCGACACCCAGGTGGGCAGTTGCAAATGGTGCAGGTGTAATATTGAGCGTTTGTGATGAGGAAGTTGCTCGCTATGAAACTGCTACTTTAACAGCAGTTGCAGTTCCTGCACTATTACTCCCTCCTCCCACTACAGCTCTCGACGAGCATCTAGTTGCTGGCTTGCCAGCCCTTGAGCCATATGCACGTTTATTTCATAG ATATTATGCAATTGCTACACCAAGTGCCACCCAAAGACTTCTTCTGGGACTTCTAGAGGCACCTCCATCATGGGCACCTGATGCGCTTGATGCTGCTGTTCAACTTGTGGAACTTCTTCGTGCAGCCGAGGAGTATGCATCTGGAATGAGG CTTCCTAGGAACTGGATGCATTTGCATTTCCTGCGTGCAATTGGAACTGCAATGTCTATGAGAGCAGGTGTAGCTGCTGATGCTGCAGCTGCCCTTCTGTTTCGCGTACTTTCCCAGCCTGCATTGCTTTTCCCTCCATTGAGGCAAGTTGAAGGGGTCGAAGTCCAACATGAACCTTTGGGTGGTTATGTCTCATCTTATAAGAAGCAG ATAGAAGTGCCTGCCGCTGAAGCAACCATAGAAGCTACCGCCCAAGGGATTGCGTCAATGCTCTGTGCCCATGGCCCTGAAGTTGAATGGAGAATCTGCACCATTTGGGAAGCTGCTTATGGCCTGATCCCTCTAAGCTCTTCAGCAGTTGATCTTCCAGAAATCATAGTGGCAACGCCTTTGCAACCTCCCGTTCTGTCATGGAACCTCTATATACCTCTCCTTAAGGTCCTGGAATATCTCCCTAGAGGAAGTCCTTCAGAAGCATGTCTCATGAAGATATTTGTTGCTACAGTGGAAGCTATTCTTCAGAGAACGTTTCCACCTAACACTTACCACGAGGAAACTGTGCGGACACGACATCTTTCTTCCTTTGGGTCCGCATCCAAAAATTTGGCTGTGGCTGAGCTTCGTACTATGGTTCACTCACTCTTTCTGGAATCTTGTGCCTCAGTAGAACTAGCATCTCGCCTTCTTTTTGTAGTGTTGACTGTATGTGTTAGTTATGAAGCTCAATCCAGTGGAAGCAAGAGACCAACGGGTGAGGCTTTCAGTATGCGGAATGAAAGCTCTGAGGATTCTCAAGTTTCATTAGAAAATAGAAGAGGAAGGAAAGTtagaaagatgaaaaaacaaGGGCCTGTAGCAGCATTTGATTCTTATGTTTTGGCTGCTGTATGTGCTCTTGCCTGTGAGCTGCAGCTGTTTCCATTAATCTCTAAGGGGAGTAATCACTCAAATGGTCAAAATATGGATGGTCTAGTCAAGCCTGCTAAGATAAATGGATCCACTATTGAACTTCAGAATAGTTTCGACTCAGCTATTCACCATACACACAGAATATTAGCAATTTTGGAGGCACTTTTTTCCCTTAAACCATCGTCTGTTGGAACATCATGGAGTTACAGTTCAAATGAAATTGTTGCCGCAGCTATGGTTGCTGCTCATGTCTCTGAACTGTTCAGGCGTTCAAGGGCTTGCACGCATGCTCTCTCTGTCTTAATGCGATGCAAGTGGGACAGTGAAATTCACCACAGGGCTTCATCACTCTACAACCTCATTGATATCCATGGTAAAGCTGTTGCATCCATTGTTAACAAGGCTGAGCCTCTTGAGGCGCATTTATTGCATCCCCCTGTTTGGAAGGATTCTTTCCTGTATTTGGACAGAAAGACAAACAACCATGCAAGTAATagctgctttgaagaggggCAATCATCTGTCCCTATGCATGGAGAATCAGTCAATGTAAAGAGTTTAGTGAATTGTGGAAAAGCATTGGATTCAAGTGATAGTTCTGCCAGTCCTCTGGGTAAAAGCATTGCCGGTTTCCCTTTGGATGCTTCTGATTTGGCTAATTTCCTCACCAAGGACAGGCATATAGGACTTAATTGCAGTGCCCAAGTTCTTTTAAGAGCAATCATTGCAGAAAAACCGGAGTTATGTTTTGCTGTTGTTTCACTCCTGTGGCATAAATTGATTGCTGCTCCTGAAACACAACCAAGTGCAGAAAGCACATCTGCTCAGCAAGGATGGAGACAG GTAGTTGATGCTATGTGCAACGTCGTATCAGCATCGCCGACAAAAGCAGCTGCAGCCGTTGTTCTTCAG GCTGAGAGGGAATTGCAACCATGGATCGCTAAAGATGACGATCAAGGTCAGAAGATGTGGAGAATCAACCAGCGTATCATTAAACTGATAGTGGAGCTAATGAGAAACCATGAGAGACCAGAATCATTGATGATACTCGCAAGTGCGTCAGATTTGCTTCTACGGGCCACAGATGGGATGCTTGTAGATGGAGAAGCTTGTACCTTACCACAACTTGAG TTACTTGAGGTGACGGCTAGAGCAGTACGACCGGTTCTGGAGTGGGGCGAATCTGGCTTGATTGTTGCAGATGGCCTTTCCAATCTTCTAAAG TGCCGTCTACCAGCTACCGTCACATGCCTTTCTCATCCAAGTGCGCATGTCCGTGCTTTGAGCACGTCCGTTCTTCGTGATATCATGCAGACTGGTTCGGTTGATTCTAGACAaagtgtgagagagagaaatggaatTCACAGTCCTTGCCAGTACTTTAATTTGGACGTCATCGAGTGGCAAGCAGACATCGGGAAATGCTTAAAATGGGAAGCTCATAGCCGACTTTCCAGTGGAATGTCAATCCAGTTTCTTGACATCGCGGCTAAGGAGTTAGGCTGTACGATATCCCTATGA
- the LOC104449580 gene encoding protein GIGANTEA isoform X2: MILLSLSEAVIHQKKSACSTMYWVLMLYKFVCVVTTTFVLHHPEHGHAVVLPIISCLIDGSLVYDRDKPPFASFISLVCPSSENEYSEQWALACGEILRMLTLYNRPIYKTEHQNGEPDRSNSCSSASTSKSTEGDSVPLVQQERRPIRPLSPWITDILLAAPLGIRSDYFRWCGGVMGKYAAGELKPPITSTSRGSGKHPQLMPSTPRWAVANGAGVILSVCDEEVARYETATLTAVAVPALLLPPPTTALDEHLVAGLPALEPYARLFHRYYAIATPSATQRLLLGLLEAPPSWAPDALDAAVQLVELLRAAEEYASGMRLPRNWMHLHFLRAIGTAMSMRAGVAADAAAALLFRVLSQPALLFPPLRQVEGVEVQHEPLGGYVSSYKKQIEVPAAEATIEATAQGIASMLCAHGPEVEWRICTIWEAAYGLIPLSSSAVDLPEIIVATPLQPPVLSWNLYIPLLKVLEYLPRGSPSEACLMKIFVATVEAILQRTFPPNTYHEETVRTRHLSSFGSASKNLAVAELRTMVHSLFLESCASVELASRLLFVVLTVCVSYEAQSSGSKRPTGEAFSMRNESSEDSQVSLENRRGRKVRKMKKQGPVAAFDSYVLAAVCALACELQLFPLISKGSNHSNGQNMDGLVKPAKINGSTIELQNSFDSAIHHTHRILAILEALFSLKPSSVGTSWSYSSNEIVAAAMVAAHVSELFRRSRACTHALSVLMRCKWDSEIHHRASSLYNLIDIHGKAVASIVNKAEPLEAHLLHPPVWKDSFLYLDRKTNNHASNSCFEEGQSSVPMHGESVNVKSLVNCGKALDSSDSSASPLGKSIAGFPLDASDLANFLTKDRHIGLNCSAQVLLRAIIAEKPELCFAVVSLLWHKLIAAPETQPSAESTSAQQGWRQVVDAMCNVVSASPTKAAAAVVLQAERELQPWIAKDDDQGQKMWRINQRIIKLIVELMRNHERPESLMILASASDLLLRATDGMLVDGEACTLPQLELLEVTARAVRPVLEWGESGLIVADGLSNLLKCRLPATVTCLSHPSAHVRALSTSVLRDIMQTGSVDSRQSVRERNGIHSPCQYFNLDVIEWQADIGKCLKWEAHSRLSSGMSIQFLDIAAKELGCTISL; encoded by the exons ATGATATTGCTGAG CTTATCCGAAGCCGTTatccatcaaaagaaaagtgCCTGTTCGACGATGTATTGGGTATTGATGCTATATAAGTTTGTTTGCGTAGTAACAA CCACATTTGTTCTTCACCATCCGGAACATGGTCACGCTGTTGTTCTTCCGATAATCTCCTGCCTTATTGATGGTTCACTGGTGTATGATAGGGACAAGCCTCCATTTGCATCTTTCATTTCTTTGGTCTGTCCAAGTAGTGAG AATGAGTATTCTGAGCAGTGGGCTCTGGCATGTGGGGAGATTTTGAGAATGTTGACCCTCTACAATCGTCCTATATATAAGACAGAACATCAGAATGGTGAACCAGACAGAAGCAATAGCTGCAGCAGTGCCTCAACGAGCAAATCTACAGAGGGAGACTCTGTTCCTTTGGTTCAGCAGGAAAGGAGACCTATAAGGCCTCTATCTCCATGGATTACTGATATATTGCTTGCTGCACCTCTTGGAATCAGAAGTGACTACTTCCGATG GTGTGGTGGTGTTATGGGAAAGTATGCAGCTGGAGAACTGAAGCCTCCTATAACTT CTACTTCTCGAGGATCTGGAAAGCACCCTCAACTCATGCCATCGACACCCAGGTGGGCAGTTGCAAATGGTGCAGGTGTAATATTGAGCGTTTGTGATGAGGAAGTTGCTCGCTATGAAACTGCTACTTTAACAGCAGTTGCAGTTCCTGCACTATTACTCCCTCCTCCCACTACAGCTCTCGACGAGCATCTAGTTGCTGGCTTGCCAGCCCTTGAGCCATATGCACGTTTATTTCATAG ATATTATGCAATTGCTACACCAAGTGCCACCCAAAGACTTCTTCTGGGACTTCTAGAGGCACCTCCATCATGGGCACCTGATGCGCTTGATGCTGCTGTTCAACTTGTGGAACTTCTTCGTGCAGCCGAGGAGTATGCATCTGGAATGAGG CTTCCTAGGAACTGGATGCATTTGCATTTCCTGCGTGCAATTGGAACTGCAATGTCTATGAGAGCAGGTGTAGCTGCTGATGCTGCAGCTGCCCTTCTGTTTCGCGTACTTTCCCAGCCTGCATTGCTTTTCCCTCCATTGAGGCAAGTTGAAGGGGTCGAAGTCCAACATGAACCTTTGGGTGGTTATGTCTCATCTTATAAGAAGCAG ATAGAAGTGCCTGCCGCTGAAGCAACCATAGAAGCTACCGCCCAAGGGATTGCGTCAATGCTCTGTGCCCATGGCCCTGAAGTTGAATGGAGAATCTGCACCATTTGGGAAGCTGCTTATGGCCTGATCCCTCTAAGCTCTTCAGCAGTTGATCTTCCAGAAATCATAGTGGCAACGCCTTTGCAACCTCCCGTTCTGTCATGGAACCTCTATATACCTCTCCTTAAGGTCCTGGAATATCTCCCTAGAGGAAGTCCTTCAGAAGCATGTCTCATGAAGATATTTGTTGCTACAGTGGAAGCTATTCTTCAGAGAACGTTTCCACCTAACACTTACCACGAGGAAACTGTGCGGACACGACATCTTTCTTCCTTTGGGTCCGCATCCAAAAATTTGGCTGTGGCTGAGCTTCGTACTATGGTTCACTCACTCTTTCTGGAATCTTGTGCCTCAGTAGAACTAGCATCTCGCCTTCTTTTTGTAGTGTTGACTGTATGTGTTAGTTATGAAGCTCAATCCAGTGGAAGCAAGAGACCAACGGGTGAGGCTTTCAGTATGCGGAATGAAAGCTCTGAGGATTCTCAAGTTTCATTAGAAAATAGAAGAGGAAGGAAAGTtagaaagatgaaaaaacaaGGGCCTGTAGCAGCATTTGATTCTTATGTTTTGGCTGCTGTATGTGCTCTTGCCTGTGAGCTGCAGCTGTTTCCATTAATCTCTAAGGGGAGTAATCACTCAAATGGTCAAAATATGGATGGTCTAGTCAAGCCTGCTAAGATAAATGGATCCACTATTGAACTTCAGAATAGTTTCGACTCAGCTATTCACCATACACACAGAATATTAGCAATTTTGGAGGCACTTTTTTCCCTTAAACCATCGTCTGTTGGAACATCATGGAGTTACAGTTCAAATGAAATTGTTGCCGCAGCTATGGTTGCTGCTCATGTCTCTGAACTGTTCAGGCGTTCAAGGGCTTGCACGCATGCTCTCTCTGTCTTAATGCGATGCAAGTGGGACAGTGAAATTCACCACAGGGCTTCATCACTCTACAACCTCATTGATATCCATGGTAAAGCTGTTGCATCCATTGTTAACAAGGCTGAGCCTCTTGAGGCGCATTTATTGCATCCCCCTGTTTGGAAGGATTCTTTCCTGTATTTGGACAGAAAGACAAACAACCATGCAAGTAATagctgctttgaagaggggCAATCATCTGTCCCTATGCATGGAGAATCAGTCAATGTAAAGAGTTTAGTGAATTGTGGAAAAGCATTGGATTCAAGTGATAGTTCTGCCAGTCCTCTGGGTAAAAGCATTGCCGGTTTCCCTTTGGATGCTTCTGATTTGGCTAATTTCCTCACCAAGGACAGGCATATAGGACTTAATTGCAGTGCCCAAGTTCTTTTAAGAGCAATCATTGCAGAAAAACCGGAGTTATGTTTTGCTGTTGTTTCACTCCTGTGGCATAAATTGATTGCTGCTCCTGAAACACAACCAAGTGCAGAAAGCACATCTGCTCAGCAAGGATGGAGACAG GTAGTTGATGCTATGTGCAACGTCGTATCAGCATCGCCGACAAAAGCAGCTGCAGCCGTTGTTCTTCAG GCTGAGAGGGAATTGCAACCATGGATCGCTAAAGATGACGATCAAGGTCAGAAGATGTGGAGAATCAACCAGCGTATCATTAAACTGATAGTGGAGCTAATGAGAAACCATGAGAGACCAGAATCATTGATGATACTCGCAAGTGCGTCAGATTTGCTTCTACGGGCCACAGATGGGATGCTTGTAGATGGAGAAGCTTGTACCTTACCACAACTTGAG TTACTTGAGGTGACGGCTAGAGCAGTACGACCGGTTCTGGAGTGGGGCGAATCTGGCTTGATTGTTGCAGATGGCCTTTCCAATCTTCTAAAG TGCCGTCTACCAGCTACCGTCACATGCCTTTCTCATCCAAGTGCGCATGTCCGTGCTTTGAGCACGTCCGTTCTTCGTGATATCATGCAGACTGGTTCGGTTGATTCTAGACAaagtgtgagagagagaaatggaatTCACAGTCCTTGCCAGTACTTTAATTTGGACGTCATCGAGTGGCAAGCAGACATCGGGAAATGCTTAAAATGGGAAGCTCATAGCCGACTTTCCAGTGGAATGTCAATCCAGTTTCTTGACATCGCGGCTAAGGAGTTAGGCTGTACGATATCCCTATGA
- the LOC104449582 gene encoding transcription termination factor MTERF4, chloroplastic, with product MSPLSASRRSVKALSGLAVAVPKLASIGTAGAPRTHDPALRRCAGLLLLRSFPSFSSSSSKYPEYEMPSVTWGVVQGRREKLVSRVIVCDYLKGIGIIPDELENLELPSTVEVMRERVEFLQKLGLTVDDINEYPLMLGCSVRKNVIPVLGYLEKIGIQKSRLGEFVKNYPQVLHASVVVELAPVVKFLRGLDVEKQDIGYVLQKYPELLGFKLEGTMSTSVAYLISIGVCPRDIGPMVTQYPYFLGMRVGTVIKPLVDYLVSLGLLKKIVARMLEKRAYILGYDLEETVKPNIDCLISFGVRRESLASVIAQYPQILGLPLKAKLSSQQYFFTLKLKIDPEGFAEVVEKMPQIVSLNQNVIMKPVEFLLGRGIPSEDMAKMIVKCPQLVALRVELMKNSYYFFKSDMGRPLKELVEFPEYFTYSLESRIKPRYQRLQSKGIRSSLNWFLNCSDHRFEERMQAQYIERDFEGPSFRIGGKLELPGGQIVSDEEVESDDEVLYRRTVSL from the coding sequence ATGAGCCCCCTTTCGGCGTCCAGGAGATCCGTCAAGGCCCTCTCCGGCCTCGCCGTTGCCGTTCCGAAGCTCGCCTCGATCGGAACCGCCGGAGCCCCGCGCACCCACGATCCCGCTCTACGGAGATGCGCGGGGCTTCTGCTTCTGCGCTCCTTTCCTTCGttttcgtcgtcgtcgtcgaagTACCCGGAATACGAAATGCCCTCCGTGACTTGGGGCGTCGTCCAGGGCCGCAGAGAGAAGCTCGTCTCGCGCGTGATAGTGTGCGATTACTTGAAGGGGATAGGGATAATCCCCGACGAATTGGAGAATCTAGAGCTGCCCTCGACCGTCGAGGTCATGAGGGAGCGCGTCGAGTTCTTGCAGAAGTTGGGCTTGACGGTTGATGATATAAATGAATACCCTTTGATGCTTGGTTGTAGTGTGCGTAAGAATGTGATACCGGTGTTGGGCTATCTCGAAAAGATTGGGATTCAGAAGTCGAGGCTTGGAGAATTCGTGAAGAATTACCCCCAGGTGTTACATGCCAGTGTGGTGGTTGAGCTAGCTCCGGTTGTGAAGTTCCTCCGAGGGCTTGATGTGGAGAAACAAGATATTGGTTATGTTCTGCAGAAATATCCGGAGCTATTGGGGTTTAAGCTAGAGGGAACCATGAGTACTTCGGTTGCTTATCTTATCAGCATCGGAGTTTGTCCTAGAGATATCGGTCCAATGGTTACCCAGTACCCGTATTTCTTGGGGATGAGAGTTGGGACGGTGATCAAGCCACTGGTTGATTACCTGGTCTCTTTGGGTTTGCTGAAGAAAATTGTTGCGAGGATGCTGGAGAAGCGAGCATATATACTTGGCTATGATCTTGAAGAGACTGTTAAACCTAATATTGATTGTTTGATTAGCTTTGGTGTAAGGAGGGAATCTCTAGCATCGGTTATTGCTCAATACCCACAAATTCTTGGGCTTCCTTTAAAAGCTAAATTGTCTTCGCAGCAATACTTCTTCACTTTAAAGCTCAAGATTGACCCAGAGGGATTCGCTGAAGTAGTAGAGAAGATGCCACAAATTGTTAGCCTTAACCAGAATGTGATCATGAAACCTGTAGAGTTCCTTTTAGGCCGAGGAATACCCTCTGAGGATATGGCAAAGATGATTGTGAAGTGTCCTCAATTAGTTGCCTTGCGGGTTGAGCTCATGAAGAACAGTTATTATTTCTTCAAGAGCGATATGGGGAGACCTTTGAAAGAGCTCGTAGAGTTTCCTGAATACTTCACCTATAGCTTGGAATCTAGGATCAAGCCTCGGTATCAGAGATTACAAAGCAAGGGAATCAGATCTTCGCTGAATTGGTTTCTCAATTGCAGTGACCATAGATTTGAAGAGCGGATGCAGGCTCAATATATTGAAAGAGATTTCGAAGGCCCATCTTTCCGTATTGGAGGAAAACTAGAGCTACCAGGGGGTCAGATAGTCTCAGATGAGGAAGTTGAGAGTGATGATGAAGTACTTTACCGGAGAACGGTTTCTCTTTAA
- the LOC104449583 gene encoding uncharacterized protein LOC104449583 encodes MEKNKSYPAYSAAYLGEFETEERSNSYNFNGPGGKGSGFAASSDPELKRKKRIAAYNVFAAEGKLKSSLRNSFKWIKGKANEVRYDVCE; translated from the coding sequence ATGGAGAAGAACAAGTCCTACCCAGCATACTCGGCTGCGTACTTAGGTGAATTTGAGACCGAAGAGAGGTCGAACTCGTACAACTTCAATGGGCCAGGTGGGAAAGGCAGTGGGTTTGCAGCGTCGAGTGATCCGGAGCTGAAGAGGAAGAAGCGGATCGCAGCCTACAACGTGTTCGCCGCGGAGGGCAAGCTCAAGTCCAGCCTCAGGAACAGCTTCAAGTGGATCAAGGGCAAGGCAAACGAGGTTCGCTACGATGTGTGCGAGTGA